A portion of the Macaca mulatta isolate MMU2019108-1 chromosome 4, T2T-MMU8v2.0, whole genome shotgun sequence genome contains these proteins:
- the TMEM200A gene encoding transmembrane protein 200A isoform X1 produces the protein MPGENMEEKMAKDKTLGRSSTFRIKGQAMIATGGVITGLAALKRQDSARSQQHVNLSPSPATQEKKPIRRRPRADVVVVRGKIRLYSPSGFFLILGVLISIIGIAMAVLGYWPQKEHFIDAETTLSTNETQVIRNEGGVVVRFFEQHLHSDKMKMLGPFTMGIGIFIFICANAILHENRDKETKIIHMRDIYSTVIDIHTLRIKEQRQMNGMYTGLMGETEVKQNGSSCASRLAANTIASFSGFRSSFRMDSSVEEDELMLNESKSSGHLMPPLLSDSSASVFGLYPPSSKTTDDKTSGSKKCETKSIVSSSISAFTLPVIKLNNCVIDEPSIDNITEDADNLKSRSRNLSMDSLVAPLADTSESFQPVSTVLPRNHSIGESLSSQYKSSMALRPGTGQLLSPGAARRQFGSNTSLHLLSSHSKSLDLDRGPSTLTVQAEQRKHPSWPRLDRNNSKGYMKLENKEDPMDRLLVPQVAIKKDFTNKEKLLMISRSHNNLSFEHDEFLSNNLKRGTSETRF, from the exons ACTCTAGGGAGAAGTTCTACTTTTAG aataaaAGGCCAAGCTATGATAGCAACTGGTGGAGTGATAACTGGCCTGGCCGCCTTGAAAAGGCAAGACTCTGCCAGATCACAGCAGCATGTCAACCTCAGCCCGTCTCCTGCTACCCAAGAGAAGAAACCCATCAGGCGCCGGCCCCGGGCAGATGTTGTGGTTGTTCGTGGCAAAATCCGGCTTTATTCCCCATCtggcttttttcttattttaggagTGCTCATCTCCATTATAGGAATTGCCATGGCCGTTCTTGGATATTGGCCccaaaaagaacattttattgaTGCTGAAACAACACTGTCAACAAATGAAACTCAGGTCATTCGGAATGAGGGTGGTGTGGTGGTTCGCTTCTTTGAGCAGCATTTGCATTCTGATAAGATGAAAATGCTTGGCCCATTCACCATGGGGAttggcattttcattttcatttgtgcTAATGCCATTCTTCATGAAAACCGTGACAAAGAGACCAAAATCATACACATGAGGGATATCTATTCCACAGTCATTGACATTCACACGCTAAGAATCAAGGAGCAAAGGCAAATGAATGGCATGTACACTGGTTTGATGGGAGAAACAGAAGTAAAACAGAATGGGAGCTCCTGTGCCTCAAGATTGGCAGCAAATACGATCGCCTCTTTCTCGGGTTTTCGGAGCAGTTTTCGAATGGACAGCTCCGTGGAGGAGGATGAACTTATGCTAAATGAAAGTAAGAGTTCTGGGCATCTTATGCCCCCTTTGCTCTCTGACAGCTCTGCGTCTGTCTTTGGCCTCTATCCACCTTCTTCCAAGACAACTGATGATAAGACCAGCGGTTCTAAGAAATGTGAAACCAAGTCAATTGTGTCATCGTCCATCAGTGCTTTTACATTGCCTGTGATCAAACTTAATAACTGTGTTATTGATGAACCTAGTATAGATAACATCACTGAAGATGCTGACAACCTCAAAAGCAGGTCAAGGAATTTGTCAATGGATTCCCTTGTGGCTCCTTTGGCTGACACCAGTGAATCCTTCCAGCCCGTCAGCACAGTGCTACCAAGGAATCATTCCATCGGGGAGTCTTTGTCGAGTCAATACAAGTCATCCATGGCTCTCAGACCTGGGACTGGACAGCTCTTGTCTCCTGGGGCTGCCAGAAGACAGTTTGGGTCCAATACATCGTTGCATTTGCTCTCATCACACTCAAAGTCCTTAGACTTAGACCGGGGTCCCTCCACTCTGACTGTTCAGGCAGAACAACGGAAACATCCAAGTTGGCCTAGGTTGGATCGGAACAACAGCAAGGGATATATGAAACTAGAGAACAAAGAGGACCCAATGGATAGGTTGCTTGTGCCCCAAGTTGCCATCAAAAAAGACTTTACCAATAAGGAGAAGCTTCTTATGATTTCAAGATCTCACAATAATTTGAGTTTTGAACATGATGAGTTTTTGAGTAACAACCTAAAGCGGGGAACTTCTGAAACAAGGTTTTAA
- the TMEM200A gene encoding transmembrane protein 200A isoform X2 produces the protein MEAERIKGQAMIATGGVITGLAALKRQDSARSQQHVNLSPSPATQEKKPIRRRPRADVVVVRGKIRLYSPSGFFLILGVLISIIGIAMAVLGYWPQKEHFIDAETTLSTNETQVIRNEGGVVVRFFEQHLHSDKMKMLGPFTMGIGIFIFICANAILHENRDKETKIIHMRDIYSTVIDIHTLRIKEQRQMNGMYTGLMGETEVKQNGSSCASRLAANTIASFSGFRSSFRMDSSVEEDELMLNESKSSGHLMPPLLSDSSASVFGLYPPSSKTTDDKTSGSKKCETKSIVSSSISAFTLPVIKLNNCVIDEPSIDNITEDADNLKSRSRNLSMDSLVAPLADTSESFQPVSTVLPRNHSIGESLSSQYKSSMALRPGTGQLLSPGAARRQFGSNTSLHLLSSHSKSLDLDRGPSTLTVQAEQRKHPSWPRLDRNNSKGYMKLENKEDPMDRLLVPQVAIKKDFTNKEKLLMISRSHNNLSFEHDEFLSNNLKRGTSETRF, from the exons ATGGAAGCAGAGAG aataaaAGGCCAAGCTATGATAGCAACTGGTGGAGTGATAACTGGCCTGGCCGCCTTGAAAAGGCAAGACTCTGCCAGATCACAGCAGCATGTCAACCTCAGCCCGTCTCCTGCTACCCAAGAGAAGAAACCCATCAGGCGCCGGCCCCGGGCAGATGTTGTGGTTGTTCGTGGCAAAATCCGGCTTTATTCCCCATCtggcttttttcttattttaggagTGCTCATCTCCATTATAGGAATTGCCATGGCCGTTCTTGGATATTGGCCccaaaaagaacattttattgaTGCTGAAACAACACTGTCAACAAATGAAACTCAGGTCATTCGGAATGAGGGTGGTGTGGTGGTTCGCTTCTTTGAGCAGCATTTGCATTCTGATAAGATGAAAATGCTTGGCCCATTCACCATGGGGAttggcattttcattttcatttgtgcTAATGCCATTCTTCATGAAAACCGTGACAAAGAGACCAAAATCATACACATGAGGGATATCTATTCCACAGTCATTGACATTCACACGCTAAGAATCAAGGAGCAAAGGCAAATGAATGGCATGTACACTGGTTTGATGGGAGAAACAGAAGTAAAACAGAATGGGAGCTCCTGTGCCTCAAGATTGGCAGCAAATACGATCGCCTCTTTCTCGGGTTTTCGGAGCAGTTTTCGAATGGACAGCTCCGTGGAGGAGGATGAACTTATGCTAAATGAAAGTAAGAGTTCTGGGCATCTTATGCCCCCTTTGCTCTCTGACAGCTCTGCGTCTGTCTTTGGCCTCTATCCACCTTCTTCCAAGACAACTGATGATAAGACCAGCGGTTCTAAGAAATGTGAAACCAAGTCAATTGTGTCATCGTCCATCAGTGCTTTTACATTGCCTGTGATCAAACTTAATAACTGTGTTATTGATGAACCTAGTATAGATAACATCACTGAAGATGCTGACAACCTCAAAAGCAGGTCAAGGAATTTGTCAATGGATTCCCTTGTGGCTCCTTTGGCTGACACCAGTGAATCCTTCCAGCCCGTCAGCACAGTGCTACCAAGGAATCATTCCATCGGGGAGTCTTTGTCGAGTCAATACAAGTCATCCATGGCTCTCAGACCTGGGACTGGACAGCTCTTGTCTCCTGGGGCTGCCAGAAGACAGTTTGGGTCCAATACATCGTTGCATTTGCTCTCATCACACTCAAAGTCCTTAGACTTAGACCGGGGTCCCTCCACTCTGACTGTTCAGGCAGAACAACGGAAACATCCAAGTTGGCCTAGGTTGGATCGGAACAACAGCAAGGGATATATGAAACTAGAGAACAAAGAGGACCCAATGGATAGGTTGCTTGTGCCCCAAGTTGCCATCAAAAAAGACTTTACCAATAAGGAGAAGCTTCTTATGATTTCAAGATCTCACAATAATTTGAGTTTTGAACATGATGAGTTTTTGAGTAACAACCTAAAGCGGGGAACTTCTGAAACAAGGTTTTAA
- the TMEM200A gene encoding transmembrane protein 200A isoform X3: MIATGGVITGLAALKRQDSARSQQHVNLSPSPATQEKKPIRRRPRADVVVVRGKIRLYSPSGFFLILGVLISIIGIAMAVLGYWPQKEHFIDAETTLSTNETQVIRNEGGVVVRFFEQHLHSDKMKMLGPFTMGIGIFIFICANAILHENRDKETKIIHMRDIYSTVIDIHTLRIKEQRQMNGMYTGLMGETEVKQNGSSCASRLAANTIASFSGFRSSFRMDSSVEEDELMLNESKSSGHLMPPLLSDSSASVFGLYPPSSKTTDDKTSGSKKCETKSIVSSSISAFTLPVIKLNNCVIDEPSIDNITEDADNLKSRSRNLSMDSLVAPLADTSESFQPVSTVLPRNHSIGESLSSQYKSSMALRPGTGQLLSPGAARRQFGSNTSLHLLSSHSKSLDLDRGPSTLTVQAEQRKHPSWPRLDRNNSKGYMKLENKEDPMDRLLVPQVAIKKDFTNKEKLLMISRSHNNLSFEHDEFLSNNLKRGTSETRF; the protein is encoded by the coding sequence ATGATAGCAACTGGTGGAGTGATAACTGGCCTGGCCGCCTTGAAAAGGCAAGACTCTGCCAGATCACAGCAGCATGTCAACCTCAGCCCGTCTCCTGCTACCCAAGAGAAGAAACCCATCAGGCGCCGGCCCCGGGCAGATGTTGTGGTTGTTCGTGGCAAAATCCGGCTTTATTCCCCATCtggcttttttcttattttaggagTGCTCATCTCCATTATAGGAATTGCCATGGCCGTTCTTGGATATTGGCCccaaaaagaacattttattgaTGCTGAAACAACACTGTCAACAAATGAAACTCAGGTCATTCGGAATGAGGGTGGTGTGGTGGTTCGCTTCTTTGAGCAGCATTTGCATTCTGATAAGATGAAAATGCTTGGCCCATTCACCATGGGGAttggcattttcattttcatttgtgcTAATGCCATTCTTCATGAAAACCGTGACAAAGAGACCAAAATCATACACATGAGGGATATCTATTCCACAGTCATTGACATTCACACGCTAAGAATCAAGGAGCAAAGGCAAATGAATGGCATGTACACTGGTTTGATGGGAGAAACAGAAGTAAAACAGAATGGGAGCTCCTGTGCCTCAAGATTGGCAGCAAATACGATCGCCTCTTTCTCGGGTTTTCGGAGCAGTTTTCGAATGGACAGCTCCGTGGAGGAGGATGAACTTATGCTAAATGAAAGTAAGAGTTCTGGGCATCTTATGCCCCCTTTGCTCTCTGACAGCTCTGCGTCTGTCTTTGGCCTCTATCCACCTTCTTCCAAGACAACTGATGATAAGACCAGCGGTTCTAAGAAATGTGAAACCAAGTCAATTGTGTCATCGTCCATCAGTGCTTTTACATTGCCTGTGATCAAACTTAATAACTGTGTTATTGATGAACCTAGTATAGATAACATCACTGAAGATGCTGACAACCTCAAAAGCAGGTCAAGGAATTTGTCAATGGATTCCCTTGTGGCTCCTTTGGCTGACACCAGTGAATCCTTCCAGCCCGTCAGCACAGTGCTACCAAGGAATCATTCCATCGGGGAGTCTTTGTCGAGTCAATACAAGTCATCCATGGCTCTCAGACCTGGGACTGGACAGCTCTTGTCTCCTGGGGCTGCCAGAAGACAGTTTGGGTCCAATACATCGTTGCATTTGCTCTCATCACACTCAAAGTCCTTAGACTTAGACCGGGGTCCCTCCACTCTGACTGTTCAGGCAGAACAACGGAAACATCCAAGTTGGCCTAGGTTGGATCGGAACAACAGCAAGGGATATATGAAACTAGAGAACAAAGAGGACCCAATGGATAGGTTGCTTGTGCCCCAAGTTGCCATCAAAAAAGACTTTACCAATAAGGAGAAGCTTCTTATGATTTCAAGATCTCACAATAATTTGAGTTTTGAACATGATGAGTTTTTGAGTAACAACCTAAAGCGGGGAACTTCTGAAACAAGGTTTTAA